A region from the Sphaerodactylus townsendi isolate TG3544 linkage group LG01, MPM_Stown_v2.3, whole genome shotgun sequence genome encodes:
- the HDDC2 gene encoding 5'-deoxynucleotidase HDDC2 isoform X1, with amino-acid sequence MGSLLQFMRLVGQLKVSLGGPRELGLRQRVPRTGWVYRKIANPESVSDHMYRMAVMALVTEDKTLNKDRCIRLALVHDMAECIVGDIAPADNVTKAEKHRREEDAMKRLTQLLSEDLRKEIYELWEEYEYQSSAEARFVKELDQCEMILQAFEYEELENNPGRLQEFYNSTAGKFNHPEIVQLVSSINTERNTKIAASNSDPAS; translated from the exons ATGGGAAGCTTGTTACAGTTTATGAGGCTAGTAGGGCAACTGAAGGTGAGCCTAGGCGGCCCTAGGGAACTCGGACTGAGACAG AGAGTACCACGGACAGGCTGGGTATATAGAAAAATAGCAAATCCAGAGAGTGTCTCAGATCATATGTACAGGATGGCAGTCATGGCTTTGGTAACTGAAGATAAAACACTTAATAAAGATAG ATGTATACGCCTGGCTTTAGTTCATGATATGGCTGAGTGCATCGTTGGTGACATCGCTCCTGCTGATAACGTTACTAAAGCCGAGAAACATAGGCGAGAAGAG GATGCTATGAAACGTTTGACCCAATTACTTTCAGAAGACTTAAGGAAAGAAATTTATGAACTTTGGGAG GAATATGAATACCAGTCTAGTGCTGAAGCAAGATTTGTGAAAGAGCTAGACCAATGTGAGATGATACTTCAAGCTTTTGAGTATGAAGAATTAGAAAACAACCCGGGAAGACTACAGGAATTTTACAATTCGACTGCAG GAAAATTTAATCACCCAGAAATAGTCCAGCTTGTGTCTTCCATAAATacagaaagaaatacaaaaatagcTGCATCAAACAGTGATCCTGCATCTTGA
- the HDDC2 gene encoding 5'-deoxynucleotidase HDDC2 isoform X2: MGSLLQFMRLVGQLKRVPRTGWVYRKIANPESVSDHMYRMAVMALVTEDKTLNKDRCIRLALVHDMAECIVGDIAPADNVTKAEKHRREEDAMKRLTQLLSEDLRKEIYELWEEYEYQSSAEARFVKELDQCEMILQAFEYEELENNPGRLQEFYNSTAGKFNHPEIVQLVSSINTERNTKIAASNSDPAS; encoded by the exons ATGGGAAGCTTGTTACAGTTTATGAGGCTAGTAGGGCAACTGAAG AGAGTACCACGGACAGGCTGGGTATATAGAAAAATAGCAAATCCAGAGAGTGTCTCAGATCATATGTACAGGATGGCAGTCATGGCTTTGGTAACTGAAGATAAAACACTTAATAAAGATAG ATGTATACGCCTGGCTTTAGTTCATGATATGGCTGAGTGCATCGTTGGTGACATCGCTCCTGCTGATAACGTTACTAAAGCCGAGAAACATAGGCGAGAAGAG GATGCTATGAAACGTTTGACCCAATTACTTTCAGAAGACTTAAGGAAAGAAATTTATGAACTTTGGGAG GAATATGAATACCAGTCTAGTGCTGAAGCAAGATTTGTGAAAGAGCTAGACCAATGTGAGATGATACTTCAAGCTTTTGAGTATGAAGAATTAGAAAACAACCCGGGAAGACTACAGGAATTTTACAATTCGACTGCAG GAAAATTTAATCACCCAGAAATAGTCCAGCTTGTGTCTTCCATAAATacagaaagaaatacaaaaatagcTGCATCAAACAGTGATCCTGCATCTTGA